The following are encoded together in the Acidobacteriota bacterium genome:
- a CDS encoding acyl-CoA dehydrogenase family protein, producing the protein MASLVLTAPQEMLARTAAELVSKHGGVDRQRKLRDEGGELGYSPEVWAEMAELGWLGIPLAEEDGGLGMGLAETVLITEAMGRGLAPEPFVSAVVFAGGLIADAGTAEQRAAWLPPLIDGEKRLAPALLEVGSRYGLDRVETRAKANGGGWSLSGEKVQVVGGVGADGFVIAARTEGGDSGLTLFLVPAESDGIEVVAQGRVDSRNSAIVRLSDVHVAAGAVLGAVGGGLEPLGRAVDRATVAVCGEMLGLMTEAFERTVEYLKSRSQFGVLIGTFQALKHRAAKMFIEIELSRSTVMAAARALDEGSDDAELQVSNAKARCSDALILVTNEALQMHGGIGMTDEHDIGLFMKRARALEFAFGDAAFHRQRFARLRGF; encoded by the coding sequence ATGGCTTCACTGGTCCTCACCGCTCCCCAGGAGATGCTGGCCCGGACCGCGGCCGAGCTCGTTTCGAAGCACGGCGGAGTCGACCGCCAGCGGAAGCTGCGCGACGAAGGCGGCGAACTCGGCTACAGCCCCGAAGTGTGGGCCGAGATGGCGGAGCTCGGCTGGCTGGGTATTCCCCTGGCCGAGGAGGACGGCGGCCTCGGCATGGGGTTGGCCGAGACGGTGCTCATCACGGAGGCGATGGGCCGCGGCCTGGCGCCCGAACCGTTCGTGTCGGCGGTCGTTTTCGCCGGCGGGCTGATCGCCGACGCCGGCACTGCGGAGCAGCGGGCCGCGTGGCTGCCGCCCTTGATCGACGGGGAGAAGCGTCTCGCGCCGGCCCTGCTCGAGGTGGGAAGCAGGTACGGACTGGACCGGGTCGAGACGCGGGCGAAGGCGAACGGCGGCGGTTGGTCGCTGTCGGGCGAGAAGGTCCAGGTGGTCGGCGGTGTCGGCGCCGACGGGTTCGTGATCGCAGCCCGGACCGAAGGCGGCGACAGCGGTCTGACGCTCTTCCTCGTGCCGGCGGAGTCGGACGGTATCGAGGTGGTGGCTCAAGGCCGGGTCGACTCCCGCAACTCGGCGATCGTGCGGCTGAGCGACGTTCACGTGGCGGCCGGCGCCGTCCTGGGGGCCGTCGGCGGCGGTCTGGAACCGCTCGGCCGGGCCGTAGACCGGGCCACTGTGGCGGTTTGCGGCGAGATGCTCGGGCTGATGACGGAGGCCTTCGAGCGGACGGTCGAGTACCTGAAGTCCCGCAGCCAGTTCGGCGTCCTGATCGGCACCTTCCAGGCGCTCAAGCACCGGGCGGCGAAGATGTTCATCGAGATCGAGCTGTCCCGTTCGACCGTCATGGCGGCGGCCCGGGCGCTCGACGAGGGCAGCGACGACGCCGAACTCCAGGTCTCGAATGCCAAGGCGCGCTGCTCGGACGCCCTGATCCTGGTCACCAACGAGGCCCTGCAGATGCACGGCGGCATCGGCATGACGGACGAGCACGACATCGGCCTGTTCATGAAGCGGGCCCGGGCGCTCGAGTTCGCCTTCGGCGACGCCGCCTTCCACCGACAGCGCTTCGCCCGCCTGCGCGGCTTCTGA
- a CDS encoding PKD domain-containing protein: MCDLDSQTTAGRLRWLAALALLFASGGVNAQTSLTDVGGGCTGSGCPDAPTGTVVAGPRHGYIRMTWTPATTGGEVAKWEVLIAETGGTPGGTFVPASRCEQVYASLDVTKSYDLQVRGIGSNNEIGDSAKATSIAPLNDTSKPPPEPGHIMRMSCPGFDPEPGPAPVPDPEPDPEPEPEPDPEPEPEPEPEPEPDPEPEPDPDPDPEPDPDPDPEPEPEPEPEPEPEPEPDPEPDPEPEPEPQPPNATFDVDVPCTDGLCRVRTGEEVAFTDTTSGSVSRRSWDFYVPAASAPSGPVVRHAWSSPGFYEVTLTVSGAGAESTASRVFLVEAASPAGTCEPDGETLCLQDSRYQVRATWQSPEGELLPARGARAGTNDSGLLWFHDAENWEALVKVLDGCAINGADWVFAASATDLGLRISVTDTVTGEVRRYEKESGRPADAFTDTRAFSDRCTDRRAQAAASTPSGGGAQRGDGPAAVNTGAAASSTLHLDDARFEVAVEWSTSDGRRGRARTARPRTADSGLFWFFEPDNWEMLIKVLNGCGFNGHFWVYLASATDVGLDITVTDTVTGKVRHYMKDPGAPAPAMTDVAAFPDACRPSPE; the protein is encoded by the coding sequence ATGTGTGACCTGGATTCGCAGACAACCGCGGGTCGTCTACGGTGGCTCGCGGCCCTCGCGCTGCTGTTCGCTTCGGGCGGCGTCAACGCGCAGACGAGTCTCACGGATGTCGGAGGTGGCTGCACGGGGTCCGGTTGTCCGGACGCCCCGACCGGAACCGTCGTCGCCGGTCCGCGTCACGGCTACATCAGGATGACCTGGACGCCCGCAACCACGGGCGGCGAAGTGGCGAAATGGGAGGTGCTCATCGCGGAAACGGGGGGAACTCCGGGAGGTACGTTTGTTCCGGCGAGCCGCTGCGAGCAGGTCTACGCCTCACTGGACGTGACCAAGTCCTATGATCTACAGGTCAGGGGGATCGGCAGCAACAACGAGATCGGAGACTCGGCGAAGGCCACCAGTATCGCGCCATTGAATGATACGTCGAAGCCGCCGCCGGAACCTGGGCACATCATGCGGATGTCCTGCCCCGGATTCGATCCTGAGCCCGGTCCCGCGCCCGTTCCTGATCCCGAGCCTGATCCCGAGCCGGAGCCCGAGCCTGACCCCGAGCCTGAGCCTGAGCCTGAACCCGAGCCGGAACCCGATCCCGAACCCGAGCCTGACCCCGATCCCGATCCCGAGCCTGACCCCGATCCCGATCCCGAGCCTGAACCTGAACCCGAGCCTGAGCCGGAACCCGAGCCGGAACCCGACCCCGAGCCCGACCCCGAGCCGGAACCCGAGCCTCAACCGCCCAACGCGACCTTCGACGTGGACGTGCCGTGCACGGACGGACTTTGCCGGGTCCGGACCGGCGAAGAGGTAGCGTTCACGGACACGACCTCCGGAAGCGTCTCGCGGCGATCGTGGGACTTCTACGTCCCCGCGGCCAGCGCGCCGTCTGGTCCGGTGGTCCGCCACGCATGGTCTTCGCCGGGCTTCTACGAGGTCACCCTGACGGTCAGCGGCGCCGGCGCCGAGTCCACGGCGTCGCGCGTGTTCCTGGTCGAGGCCGCGAGCCCGGCTGGCACGTGCGAGCCGGACGGCGAGACGCTTTGCCTCCAGGACTCCCGCTACCAGGTGCGTGCCACCTGGCAGAGCCCGGAAGGCGAGCTGTTGCCGGCGCGTGGGGCGCGCGCCGGCACGAACGACTCCGGCCTTCTCTGGTTCCACGATGCGGAGAACTGGGAGGCGTTGGTCAAGGTCCTGGACGGCTGTGCGATCAACGGCGCGGACTGGGTGTTCGCCGCCTCGGCGACCGACCTCGGCCTCCGCATCTCGGTTACGGACACGGTCACCGGCGAGGTCAGGCGGTACGAGAAGGAATCCGGCCGGCCAGCGGACGCCTTCACCGACACGCGCGCCTTCAGCGACCGCTGCACGGACCGGCGAGCCCAGGCGGCCGCTTCGACGCCCTCCGGCGGCGGCGCCCAGCGCGGCGATGGTCCCGCGGCGGTGAACACCGGCGCCGCGGCCTCTTCGACGCTCCACCTCGACGACGCTCGCTTCGAGGTCGCGGTGGAGTGGTCGACGTCTGACGGGCGGCGGGGCCGGGCGCGTACGGCCCGTCCGCGGACGGCGGACTCCGGGTTGTTCTGGTTCTTCGAGCCGGACAACTGGGAGATGCTGATCAAGGTGCTGAACGGTTGCGGCTTCAACGGCCACTTCTGGGTCTACCTGGCTTCGGCGACGGACGTGGGTCTCGACATCACGGTGACCGACACGGTGACCGGAAAGGTCCGCCACTACATGAAGGATCCCGGAGCGCCCGCCCCGGCGATGACCGACGTGGCGGCGTTCCCCGACGCCTGCCGGCCCAGCCCCGAGTAG
- a CDS encoding TonB-dependent receptor: MAPTFTFSKRRPGPAPALLLALIACLCPAASPAQETDPDHNDEPEHHSDDVETFSHTVTVTGSWIPGTPEDAAQPVSVLSREDLEAEGSPSMLGVIRNLSFSLGADLESDQFGARTNEDRSTLNLRGLGPSRSLVLLNGDRLTWSPGAIPDQAQLIVDTNVLPMVAVEQVEFLRDGGAATYGSDAIAGVMNVITRSHFDGLSFEGKHSVIDGSNGDGEVGIIGGGPFGEGRGHTASSLGLSRRSPIRLRDRDWAIRPYADNPRGGWSGTGRPAVFYPLSGAPAVRDPNCELVGGAVSSPDSPLCRVQYTPFDNLVQDTRRGQWFTEASWDTEGGWHIGAEFLFAKGDVPSWQTSPGYPPNKVVDLTRSVRANNPGLVDMARLYPELYGAYTFCDAPYCGWRGDGGAQDAAGIDPAWQEVAWIRGRMFGQEGPLRSHIRESDTQRVAFDLEGVTRETLWAFRASWSSSVRRFEDGDALHYRARRALAGLGGLACEEQVPNEYDAGGNLTFSLDTLRRHAGQGDCRYWIPFSNSISPHPLVPSASNADYDPAFDNAPLHDYLTTILGNRGETSLLVLEAVASGLLDWSLPGGAAEYAAGVQWRGETYELRPYTLGAPTPRGGALHDIAIYPCPGGPEVTTCEKREGVFAYLPPAFPIEDDRGIGSVFGELSLPLAPSVESQVSLRFEDYGGDVGSSLDPKLALRWQATETWALRGSFGTTFRGPTLNQTIDGIADTSRFFIGRIGTFKPIHIHGDPTLDPESATTLNTGLVLERGGLGGGSGRVFATVDYWRYDFTDPLVIQPFNSILGLACPPANHPLCDQTSPWFHGLTISGGVPSLENLDTLAVRIVNGPDIETDGIDFRADLQTSVGPGRLTLGASGTTTLSWRIDGWELGDPYDAKGRLNYDTSLARALPEFKGRLFAGYTFGPFTGRWHLNYTDSYVHDAPAPWGDNYPIDAFATHDLHVSWTIPGDKATLFASILNLGDQDPPRVFRQINYDPSTHNPLGRVLSIGIRLEL; this comes from the coding sequence GTGGCCCCGACCTTCACCTTCTCGAAACGTCGTCCAGGACCGGCTCCAGCGCTCCTGCTCGCGCTGATCGCCTGCCTCTGCCCGGCGGCCAGCCCCGCTCAGGAGACCGACCCCGACCACAACGACGAGCCCGAGCACCACAGCGACGACGTCGAGACCTTCAGCCACACGGTCACGGTCACCGGCTCCTGGATCCCGGGAACGCCCGAGGACGCCGCCCAGCCGGTGTCGGTCCTGTCGCGCGAGGATCTCGAGGCGGAAGGCTCGCCATCGATGCTGGGCGTCATCCGCAACCTGTCGTTCAGTCTCGGCGCCGACCTCGAGTCCGACCAGTTCGGCGCGCGCACGAACGAGGATCGCTCGACGCTCAACCTGCGCGGCCTTGGACCGAGCCGATCGCTGGTACTGCTCAACGGCGACCGCCTGACCTGGTCTCCGGGCGCCATCCCGGACCAGGCGCAACTCATCGTCGATACCAACGTCCTGCCCATGGTCGCGGTCGAGCAGGTCGAGTTCCTGCGTGACGGCGGCGCCGCGACCTACGGCTCCGATGCGATTGCCGGCGTGATGAACGTGATCACCCGGAGCCACTTCGACGGTCTGTCCTTCGAGGGCAAGCACAGCGTGATCGACGGTTCGAACGGAGATGGCGAGGTCGGCATCATCGGCGGCGGACCGTTCGGCGAAGGACGGGGTCACACGGCCAGCTCCCTCGGTCTCTCGCGGCGGAGCCCGATCCGGCTCCGCGACCGCGACTGGGCCATTCGGCCCTACGCCGACAATCCCCGAGGCGGCTGGTCGGGGACCGGACGGCCCGCGGTGTTCTACCCGCTCTCGGGCGCACCGGCTGTCCGCGACCCGAACTGCGAGCTCGTCGGCGGCGCGGTCAGCAGCCCCGACAGCCCGCTCTGCCGGGTCCAATACACGCCGTTCGACAACCTGGTGCAGGACACGCGCCGCGGTCAGTGGTTCACGGAAGCCTCGTGGGACACGGAGGGCGGCTGGCACATCGGCGCGGAGTTCCTGTTCGCGAAGGGCGACGTGCCTTCGTGGCAGACCTCGCCCGGCTATCCACCGAACAAGGTCGTCGATCTGACACGTTCCGTGCGGGCGAACAACCCGGGGCTCGTCGACATGGCCCGGCTCTACCCGGAGCTGTACGGCGCCTACACCTTCTGCGACGCTCCCTACTGCGGCTGGCGGGGGGACGGCGGCGCCCAGGACGCGGCGGGAATCGACCCGGCCTGGCAGGAAGTGGCGTGGATTCGAGGCAGGATGTTCGGCCAGGAGGGCCCCCTCCGGAGCCACATCCGCGAGTCCGATACGCAGCGGGTCGCGTTCGACCTCGAAGGGGTGACCCGAGAGACCCTCTGGGCGTTCCGGGCCTCCTGGTCGAGCTCCGTTCGCAGGTTCGAAGACGGCGACGCCCTGCACTACCGCGCCCGTCGGGCGCTCGCCGGACTCGGCGGCCTTGCCTGCGAAGAGCAGGTGCCGAACGAGTACGACGCGGGCGGCAACCTCACTTTCTCCCTGGACACGCTCCGCCGGCATGCGGGCCAGGGCGACTGCCGATACTGGATCCCGTTCTCCAACTCGATCAGCCCCCATCCCCTGGTGCCGAGTGCCTCGAACGCCGACTACGACCCGGCCTTCGACAACGCCCCGCTCCACGACTACCTGACGACGATCCTCGGCAACCGGGGCGAGACTTCCCTGCTCGTCCTGGAAGCGGTGGCGAGCGGCCTGCTCGACTGGAGCCTTCCCGGCGGCGCGGCGGAGTACGCGGCCGGCGTGCAGTGGCGCGGCGAGACCTACGAGCTACGGCCCTACACGCTCGGCGCGCCGACACCGCGGGGCGGCGCCCTGCACGACATCGCGATCTACCCGTGCCCGGGCGGCCCGGAAGTCACGACGTGCGAGAAACGCGAGGGCGTGTTCGCCTACCTGCCGCCGGCCTTCCCGATCGAGGACGATCGGGGGATCGGCTCCGTGTTCGGCGAGCTCTCGCTGCCGCTCGCCCCCTCGGTCGAGAGCCAGGTCTCGCTGCGCTTCGAGGACTACGGCGGAGACGTCGGATCGAGCCTCGACCCCAAGCTCGCCCTGCGGTGGCAGGCAACGGAGACCTGGGCGCTCCGCGGCTCGTTCGGAACGACCTTCCGCGGCCCGACGCTGAACCAGACGATCGATGGCATCGCCGACACGTCGCGCTTCTTCATCGGTCGCATCGGCACCTTCAAGCCAATCCACATCCACGGCGACCCGACGCTCGACCCGGAGTCGGCCACGACCCTCAACACGGGTCTGGTCCTCGAGCGCGGCGGCCTCGGCGGCGGCAGCGGCCGGGTCTTCGCCACCGTCGACTACTGGCGCTACGACTTCACCGACCCGCTCGTCATCCAGCCCTTCAACTCCATTCTCGGCCTTGCCTGCCCGCCCGCGAACCATCCACTGTGCGACCAGACCTCGCCCTGGTTCCACGGGCTGACCATCAGCGGCGGCGTTCCCAGCCTCGAGAACCTCGACACGCTCGCCGTACGGATCGTCAACGGTCCGGACATCGAGACCGACGGTATCGACTTCCGCGCCGACCTCCAGACCAGCGTGGGTCCGGGACGTCTGACCCTGGGCGCCTCGGGCACGACCACCCTGTCCTGGCGCATCGACGGCTGGGAACTCGGCGACCCCTACGACGCGAAGGGAAGGCTGAACTACGACACCTCCCTCGCCCGGGCGCTCCCGGAGTTCAAGGGCCGCCTCTTCGCCGGCTACACGTTCGGCCCCTTTACCGGCCGCTGGCACCTGAACTACACCGATTCCTATGTCCACGACGCCCCCGCCCCCTGGGGCGACAACTACCCCATCGACGCCTTCGCCACCCACGACCTCCACGTCTCCTGGACCATCCCCGGAGACAAAGCGACCCTCTTCGCCTCCATCCTCAACCTCGGCGACCAGGATCCACCCCGCGTCTTCCGCCAGATCAACTACGACCCCTCGACCCACAACCCCCTGGGCCGCGTCCTCAGCATCGGCATACGGTTGGAGTTGTAG
- a CDS encoding acyl-CoA dehydrogenase family protein, translated as MSDLSAFREEARTWVEANAPEFLRGRASDPNAWAAGGRKAPFIYPESRDWLLAAADRGFSVPTWPEDYGGAGLSRDEALVLHEEIARLGLPMPLTGFGYSMIGPTLLDHGTEAQRAEHLPKIARGEIRWCQGYSEPNAGSDLASLATSAVRDGDFYVINGQKIWTSGADQADWIFMLVRTNPDVKKQRGITFILVDMESPGVEVRPIRLISGASPFCETFFHNVRAPVHQVIGEVNSGWTVAKALLGHERTSIGGMGRGGARASLPGLARDYVGVDENGRIDDPAIRERVTQHEMDAMSYGLTIKRHGDGLEAGHKPGPESSMFKYYGTELNMRREELMLSIRGPQALGWEGEGFEPAELNQTRTWLRSRANSIEGGTSEIQLNIIAKRVLGLPD; from the coding sequence ATGAGTGATCTGTCCGCATTTCGTGAAGAGGCCCGGACCTGGGTGGAGGCGAACGCGCCGGAGTTCCTGCGCGGCAGGGCCTCCGACCCGAACGCCTGGGCCGCCGGCGGCCGCAAGGCGCCCTTCATCTATCCGGAGAGCCGCGACTGGCTGCTCGCCGCGGCCGATCGGGGATTCTCGGTGCCGACCTGGCCCGAGGACTACGGCGGCGCCGGCCTCTCGCGGGACGAGGCGCTCGTGCTGCACGAGGAGATCGCGCGCCTGGGGCTGCCGATGCCGCTCACGGGCTTCGGCTACAGCATGATCGGGCCGACACTTCTCGATCACGGCACGGAGGCGCAGCGGGCGGAGCACCTGCCGAAGATCGCGCGCGGCGAGATCCGCTGGTGCCAGGGCTACTCCGAGCCGAATGCCGGCTCTGACCTCGCGTCGCTCGCCACATCGGCGGTACGGGACGGCGACTTCTACGTGATCAACGGCCAGAAGATCTGGACGTCCGGCGCCGACCAGGCGGACTGGATCTTCATGCTGGTGCGCACGAATCCGGACGTCAAGAAGCAGCGCGGGATCACCTTCATCCTGGTCGACATGGAGTCGCCCGGCGTGGAAGTGAGGCCGATCCGGCTGATCAGCGGCGCTTCGCCGTTCTGCGAGACCTTCTTCCACAACGTGCGGGCGCCGGTGCACCAGGTCATCGGCGAGGTGAACAGCGGCTGGACGGTGGCCAAGGCGCTGCTCGGCCACGAGCGCACCTCGATCGGCGGCATGGGGCGCGGCGGCGCCAGAGCTTCGCTGCCAGGTCTTGCGCGCGACTACGTCGGCGTCGACGAGAACGGCCGGATCGACGATCCGGCGATCCGGGAGCGGGTGACCCAGCACGAGATGGACGCAATGTCCTACGGGCTGACGATCAAACGCCACGGCGACGGACTGGAGGCGGGCCACAAGCCCGGCCCCGAGAGCTCGATGTTCAAGTACTACGGGACGGAGCTCAACATGCGCCGCGAGGAGCTGATGCTCTCGATCCGGGGCCCCCAGGCGCTGGGCTGGGAAGGCGAGGGCTTCGAGCCGGCCGAACTCAACCAGACCCGCACCTGGCTTCGCTCGCGGGCGAACAGCATCGAGGGCGGGACGTCGGAGATCCAGTTGAACATCATCGCCAAGCGCGTGCTGGGGTTGCCGGACTGA
- a CDS encoding ribonuclease HI — MWAADLETADGVDQRTGSASETTPNRLELTCVLDLLSELPAGQPAAVYTGSDYLRRGASLWIHSWKRNRWRTKTGAQVKNAELWHRLDRQLEARRVVWPAPAGDAADRLTELKNRVRELF; from the coding sequence GTGTGGGCGGCCGACCTGGAAACCGCGGATGGCGTGGACCAGCGCACGGGAAGCGCTTCGGAGACGACTCCGAACCGTCTGGAACTCACCTGCGTTCTCGATCTGCTCTCCGAGCTACCCGCGGGACAGCCGGCTGCGGTCTACACCGGCAGCGACTACCTGAGACGTGGCGCCTCCCTCTGGATCCACTCGTGGAAGCGCAACCGCTGGCGCACGAAGACCGGGGCGCAGGTCAAGAACGCCGAACTCTGGCATCGACTGGACCGGCAACTCGAGGCTCGTCGCGTGGTCTGGCCGGCACCTGCAGGAGACGCCGCGGACCGATTGACGGAGTTGAAGAACCGGGTACGCGAACTGTTCTGA
- a CDS encoding peptide chain release factor 3: MTNLAEAVARRRTFAIISHPDAGKTTLTEKLLLYSGAIQLAGAVKARGEARRARSDWMKVERERGISVSASVMTFEYEGNTFNLLDTPGHEDFSEDTYRTLTAVDSAVMVLDAAKGIETQTRKLFEVCRLRDMPITSFINKLDRDVRDPFDLLDEIADTLQLEVAPMTWPVGMGRGFKGCYDLVGDRLVLVEQRDRERRGKERIVPGLASRAIDEALGEAPAAKLREEVEMVRELCPPFDAAAYLEGNRTPVYFGSALRSFGVGSLLDGLARHAPAPQPQQAAERTVAPGERTVTGFVFKIQANMDPKHRDRIAFVRLCSGRFHRGIRLFHPRSGRTLNIHNPVLFLAQDRELAEEAWPGDIIGIPNHGNLRIGDALSAGEPIRFVGVPSFAPDLLRRVRPEDPLRAKHLGRALLQLAEEGVAQVFRTREGNDWIVGVTGTLQFDVLADRIRTEYEVPVRFESTAMSLARWIEADDDRTVRDFVRRNEAKIAHDHNGAPLFLAANRYWLDRAAENAPEVRFLSSREQVLG, from the coding sequence ATGACCAACCTCGCCGAAGCGGTCGCCCGCCGCCGCACCTTCGCCATCATCTCTCACCCGGACGCGGGCAAGACCACGCTCACCGAGAAGCTGCTGCTCTATTCGGGCGCGATCCAGCTCGCCGGCGCGGTGAAGGCCCGAGGCGAGGCTCGCCGGGCCCGCTCGGACTGGATGAAGGTGGAGCGCGAGCGCGGCATCTCCGTCAGCGCTTCCGTCATGACCTTCGAGTACGAGGGCAACACCTTCAACCTGCTGGACACGCCCGGCCACGAGGACTTCAGTGAGGACACCTACCGGACCCTAACCGCGGTCGACTCGGCGGTCATGGTCCTCGACGCGGCGAAGGGGATCGAGACGCAGACGCGAAAACTGTTCGAGGTCTGCCGCCTGCGCGACATGCCGATCACGAGCTTCATCAACAAGCTTGACCGCGACGTCCGCGATCCGTTCGATCTCCTCGACGAGATCGCCGACACCCTGCAGCTCGAGGTCGCTCCGATGACCTGGCCGGTCGGCATGGGCCGGGGCTTCAAAGGCTGCTACGACCTGGTCGGCGACCGGCTCGTCCTGGTCGAGCAGCGCGACAGGGAGCGGCGCGGCAAGGAACGGATCGTGCCCGGCCTGGCCTCCCGCGCGATCGACGAAGCGCTCGGGGAGGCGCCGGCAGCAAAGCTGCGCGAGGAAGTCGAAATGGTCCGCGAGCTCTGCCCGCCCTTCGACGCCGCCGCGTACCTCGAGGGCAACCGGACACCGGTCTACTTCGGCAGCGCGCTGCGCAGTTTCGGCGTCGGCTCCCTACTCGACGGCCTAGCCCGCCACGCGCCGGCGCCGCAACCACAGCAGGCGGCCGAGCGAACGGTCGCTCCCGGCGAGCGGACGGTGACCGGCTTCGTGTTCAAGATCCAGGCGAACATGGACCCGAAGCACCGCGACCGGATCGCCTTCGTGCGGCTTTGCTCGGGGCGCTTTCATCGCGGCATCCGCCTGTTCCATCCACGCAGTGGACGCACCCTGAACATTCACAACCCGGTCCTGTTCCTGGCCCAGGACCGGGAACTCGCCGAGGAAGCCTGGCCCGGCGACATCATCGGCATCCCGAACCACGGCAACCTGCGCATCGGCGACGCCCTGTCGGCCGGGGAGCCGATCCGCTTCGTCGGCGTTCCCAGCTTCGCCCCCGACCTCCTGCGGCGGGTCCGGCCCGAGGACCCGCTGCGGGCCAAGCATCTCGGCCGCGCGCTGCTCCAGCTCGCGGAAGAGGGCGTGGCGCAGGTGTTCCGCACCCGGGAGGGCAACGACTGGATCGTCGGCGTCACCGGCACCCTGCAGTTCGACGTGCTCGCCGACCGCATCCGCACCGAGTACGAGGTGCCGGTGCGCTTCGAGTCGACGGCGATGTCCCTGGCGCGGTGGATCGAGGCGGACGACGATCGGACGGTGCGCGACTTCGTGCGCCGCAACGAGGCGAAGATCGCGCACGATCACAACGGCGCGCCCCTGTTCCTGGCCGCGAACCGCTACTGGCTCGATCGTGCCGCGGAGAACGCTCCCGAGGTCCGGTTTCTGTCCAGCCGGGAGCAAGTGCTCGGCTAG